The Quercus robur chromosome 7, dhQueRobu3.1, whole genome shotgun sequence genome has a segment encoding these proteins:
- the LOC126691033 gene encoding uncharacterized protein LOC126691033, translating to MVIHEGKCKGNGVLIRAVAEYVAEIKEENQPQLWLPPKTKCPWAPPGQDWYKINTDGAVFREIGCCGSGVVIRNDEGQIMGAMSKRWDMPLGALEIEAKAVEDGVQLAWDLGLKRIIIESDSQTMVNAIRDQSVVPSSIQHVIEGIGVDLTCFEAWKVSHICRETNSAAHILARNAKSVIDRVIWVEDTPPIVSAQVQQDVICMKSVSVY from the coding sequence ATGGTTATTCATGAGGGGAAATGTAAAGGTAATGGGGTTTTGATCCGGGCTGTGGCTGAGTACGTTGCTGAAATTAAGGAGGAAAATCAACCTCAGTTGTGGCTGCCCCCTAAGACCAAATGTCCTTGGGCTCCTCCTGGACAGGATTGGTATAAGATTAACACAGATGGTGCGGTGTTCAGGGAGATTGGGTGCTGCGGAAGCGGGGTGGTGATTAGGAATGATGAGGGACAAATTATGGGAGCAATGAGTAAAAGATGGGACATGCCTCTGGGTGCATTAGAGATAGAAGCAAAGGCTGTGGAAGATGGGGTTCAACTTGCGTGGGATCTTGGTCTCAAAAGGATTATCATTGAAAGTGATTCGCAAACTATGGTCAACGCAATTCGTGATCAAAGCGTAGTCCCGAGTAGCATCCAACATGTCATTGAAGGCATAGGAGTGGATCTTACATGTTTTGAGGCGTGGAAGGTGTCTCATATCTGCAGGGAAACAAATTCTGCAGCTCATATTTTGGCAAGAAATGCCAAGTCTGTAATAGATAGGGTCATTTGGGTGGAGGATACCCCACCTATTGTCTCTGCACAAGTGCAGCAAGATGTTATATGTATGAAATCAGTTTCAGTTTATTGA